A genomic segment from Cygnus atratus isolate AKBS03 ecotype Queensland, Australia chromosome Z, CAtr_DNAZoo_HiC_assembly, whole genome shotgun sequence encodes:
- the NUDT12 gene encoding NAD-capped RNA hydrolase NUDT12: MTSFEKNLHQEMISQLHNFAAVGDAAKLKALLSRSPSLINAAADNGWTALMYGARNGHFDIVRILLEEGCDRSIINKSRQTALDIAKFWGYKHIANLLANVKGGQKPNFLSTEVKEYENYFSMTLLDRRSDKRTDSKWLCKKQSHPATVYILFSNLSPLVTLGVGTERSQPPEVKLCRLYHKDVEHYMSQTEVTLIFLGVELLLNKNFMAARNEKIVEEEEDDGLVAWFAVSIDPTSAEKFKEKHEDCYFLHPPMPALLQLTEKEAGVVAQARSVLAWHSRYRFCPTCGSATKIEEGGYKKTCLKEGCPSLQGVHNTSYPRVDPVVIMQVIHPDGNHCLLGRQKRFPPGMFTCLAGFVEPGETIEDAVRREVEEEAGVKVGHVQYVSCQPWPMPSSLMIGCLAVAVSTEIRVDKNEIEDARWFTREQVVEVLIKGNQRSFFVPPSQAIAHQLIKHWIGMNANL; encoded by the exons ATGACAAGCTTTGAAAAGAACCTCCATCAGGAAATGATTTCTCAGCTGCataattttgctgctgttggagATGCAGCCAAACTGAAAGCGTTGCTCAGCCGTTCTCCATCACTTATCAATGCAGCTGCAGATAACGGCTGGACGGCCTTGATGTATGGTGCAAGAAATGGACACTTTGACATTGTACGAATTCTTCTGGAAGAAGG gTGTGACAGGTCCATCATTAATAAGTCAAGGCAGACAGCTCTGGACATTGCTAAATTTTGGGGGTACAAGCACATTGCTAATTTGTTGGCTAATGTGAAGGGTGGGCAGAAGCCTAATTTTCTGTCAACTGAAGTGAAAGagtatgaaaattattttagcatGACACTTCTGGATAGAAGAAGCGATAAAAGAACAGATTCCAAGTGGCTatgcaaaaaacaaagccatcCAGCTACAGTATACATACTCTTCTCAAATCTAAGTCCTTTGGTTACTTTGGGTGTGGGAACGGAGAGATCCCAGCCACCAGAAGTCAAGCTTTGTAGGCTGTATCATAAGGATGTGGAACACTATATGAGCCAAACAGAAGTCACGTTAATCTTTCTTGGAGTTGAACTTCTGCTCAACAAGAATTTTATGGCTGCTCGCAATGAAAAGAttgtggaagaagaagaagatgatGGGTTAGTTGCTTGGTTTGCTGTTAGCATAGATCCCACTTCTGCTGAGAAATTCAAAGAGAAGCACGAGGACTGTTACTTCCTTCACCCACCAATGCCAGCACTACTGCAGCTAACTGAAAAGGAAGCTG GTGTAGTAGCCCAGGCTAGATCTGTTCTAGCATGGCACAGCCGTTACCGATTCTGCCCAACATGTGGGAGTGCAACCAAGATTGAAGAAGGGGGTTACAAGAAAACTTGTCTAAAAGAAGGTTGTCCCAGTCTCCAAGGTGTTCACAACACATCATATCCAAGAGTAG ATCCTGTTGTGATAATGCAAGTCATCCATCCAGATGGGAACCACTGCCTTTTAGGTAGACAAAAGAGGTTTCCTCCAGGAATGTTTACTTGTCTTGCTGGATTTGTAGAACCTG GCGAAACAATAGAAGATGCTGTTCGAAGAGAAGTAGAAGAGGAGGCTGGAGTCAAAGTTGGCCATGTTCAGTATGTCTCTTGTcagccatggccaatgccctccTCCCTAATGATTGGCTGCTTAGCTGTTGCAGTGTCTACAGAAATTAGAGTTGACAAGAATGAAATAGAGGATGCCCGCTGGTTCACTAGAGAACAG gttgTGGAAGTTCTCATTAAAGGAAATCAGCGTTCATTCTTTGTACCACCAAGTCAAGCTATTGCACACCAGCTGATAAAACATTGGATTGGAATGAATGCTAATCTTTAA